From the genome of Podospora pseudoanserina strain CBS 124.78 chromosome 7 map unlocalized CBS124.78p_7.2, whole genome shotgun sequence, one region includes:
- the TWF1 gene encoding Twinfilin-1 (COG:W; EggNog:ENOG503NXFR): MQSGISASQELVSQFSEFLASESHFGLLVTIASEKLQPLQLLTSSPGAAFADNVNSLLKPHVKLNEALYVILRRYPSSPALVGVTYVPDTAPVRQKMLFASTERTLVRELGTEHFRETFFATSPDELTPAGFDKHDAHSAVEAPLTEEERSLGAVRKAEQEAGQGTGTREIHLSQNLATPIAENALDALRELGSGSGPSLVMLKINPQTESVELVPENSNPSSISELLQVISSTEPRFTFYRFIHTHNGEESSPLLFFYTCPASPGTKAIKFRMMYPLMKRAVLAAAEKEADLKPVKRFEVEEVDELSEATVLEELHPKVEVKKAFGRPKRPGR; the protein is encoded by the exons ATGCAGTCCGGCATCTCAGCTTCACAGGAGCTGGTCTCCCAGTTTAGCGAATTTCTCGCCTCCGAATCCCACTTCGGCCTGCTCGTCACCATCGCGTCCGAGAAGCTCCAGCCGCTTCAACTCCTGACCTCGTCCCCTGGCGCCGCCTTCGCCGACAATGTCAATTCTCTCCTCAAGCCCCACGTAAAACTCAATGAAGCTCTCTACGTGATCCTTCGCCGCTATCCCTCCAGCCCGGCTCTGGTGGGGGTTACCTATGTTCCAGACACCGCTCCCGTTCGCCAAAAGATGTTGTTCGCCTCGACGGAGCGCACTCTGGTTCGGGAGCTGGGTACGGAGCATTTTCGGGAAACCTTTTTCGCGACCTCACCCGACGAGCTCACCCCGGCTGGCTTCGATAAACATGACGCCCACTCGGCCGTCGAGGCTCCTCTgacggaagaggagaggagtcTGGGCGCTGTCCGGAAGGCAGAGCAGGAAGCCGGTCAAGGCACGGGCACTCGCGAGATTCATCTCAGTCAAAATCTGGCTACGCCTATCGCCGAAAACGCGCTGGATGCGCTGAGGGAACTGGGAAGCGGGAGCGGGCCATCATTGGTTATGCTG AAAATTAACCCCCAGACCGAGTCCGTCGAACTTGTCCCCGAAAACTCGAACCCCTCTTCGATTTCGGAATTGCTGCAAGTAATCTCGTCTACTGAACCCAGGTTCACCTTTTACAGGTTTATTCATACCCACAACGGAGAAGAGAGCAGTCCTCTGCTGTTCTTCTACACATGCCCGGCCTCTCCAGGCACGAAAGCCATCAAATTCCGGATGATGTATCCGCTGATGAAGCGGGCtgtgttggctgctgctgagaaAGAGGCTGATTTGAAGCCCGTGAAGAGGTTCGAAGTCGAGGAAGTTGACGAACTTAGCGAGGCCACCGTGTTGGAAGAGCTGCACCCGAAGGTCGAGGTAAAGAAAGCCTTCGGCCGGCCCAAGAGGCCAGGTCGCTGa